A region from the Melanotaenia boesemani isolate fMelBoe1 chromosome 11, fMelBoe1.pri, whole genome shotgun sequence genome encodes:
- the LOC121648981 gene encoding putative nuclease HARBI1, producing MQNFTMDALALLEDYANGRIRMERVFRDHQDFLANDDDWLICRFRFPRAVLLNLCAELGPVLERSTRRNHAIPAHMQVLTTLGILATGSFQRELADRSGISQPSLSNVMPAVLDGIIKMSSRYIKFPYTVGEQANIKRQFAASTGFPNVIGAIDCTHVAIRAPSQNEFVYVNRKNVHSVNVQVISDSNLLLTNLVARWPGSTHDSFILAHSSVGNRLQAGASRDGWLLGDSGYPLRRWLLTPFANPQSAEEARFNSVHVRARSVVLMPLPRPPNNMFLRASTSPTSTSTSVSVKLRFLVFSVAMI from the exons ATGCAGAACTTCACAATGGATGCGCTGGCACTCCTTGAAGATTACGCAAACGGCAGGATCAGGATGGAGAGAGTTTTTAGAGACCATCAAGATTTCCTGGCCAACGATGATGACTGGCTGATATGCCGATTTAGATTTCCTAGAGCAGTGCTCTTAAATCTATGTGCTGAGTTGGGCCCAGTGTTGGAGCGATCAACCCGCCGGAACCATGCCATACCCGCGCATATGCAGGTGCTGACAACTCTCGGGATTCTGGCAACCGGCTCTTTCCAGCGGGAATTAGCCGACag GTCTGGAATATCTCAGCCATCGCTGAGTAATGTAATGCCTGCCGTTTTGGATGGCATTATAAAAATGAGCAGTCGATACATAAAGTTTCCATACACTGTAGGGGAACAGGccaacattaaaaggcaatttgcagcatcAACCGGTTTCCCAAATGTAATCGGCGCGATTGACTGCACTCACGTTGCTATAAGGGCTCCAAGTCAGAATGAGTTTGTCTACGTTAACCGAAAAAATGTGCATTCAGTTAACGTGCAAGTCATTTCCGACTCAAACTTGCTTCTGACAAATTTAGTGGCACGGTGGCCTGGGTCAACCCATGATTCATTCATCCTGGCACACAGCAGTGTAGGGaatagactgcaggcaggtgctTCGCGGGATGGGTGGCTTCTCG GTGACAGTGGCTATCCCCTGAGACGCTGGCTCCTCACGCCTTTTGCGAACCCGCAAAGCGCAGAGGAGGCGCGCTTCAATTCCGTCCACGTTCGTGCGCGCTCTGTTG TGCTGATGCCACTACCGAGGCCGCCAAATAATATGTTTTTGCGAGCCTCCACCTCACCAACAAGTACCTCCACCTCCGTCTCCGTAAAATTACGCTTCCTCGTCTTTTCGGTTGCCATGATTTAG